The following proteins are encoded in a genomic region of Zea mays cultivar B73 chromosome 9, Zm-B73-REFERENCE-NAM-5.0, whole genome shotgun sequence:
- the LOC103639295 gene encoding uncharacterized protein encodes MEFFAATGEDDDSIDTSNLPAKQASWELSPQASRSMGVPGAHLQRAAANFNSFDLNSEAPNYGSFTQLVLSPSIPNPDLEFGAGRRGKVAGQHSVSPSHAAAPQKSCRVDTTSVARNPITMGAHGGHHRSVASLCGAKASRLHPEIGSKHGNLGVGASSNVTAPSLADTDHAQDMEDEVVIDAFSNGEHYDKANWNSENTNVFCDLCVEEMRAGNHSNGFLTARAYKNIAEKYFFTTGLRHSRQQFKNRWQALKRMYNFWLWVNKQTGQGSVFDDDAFWESNTKGQSEWKKLRYAPP; translated from the exons ATGGAGTTCTTTGCTGCCACTGGTGAGGACGACGACTCCATCGACACTTCCAACCTACCGGCCAAACAAGCATCCTGGGAGTTATCCCCCCAAGCTAGCCGCTCCATGGGTGTCCCTGGAGCTCATCTTCAAAGGGCTGCTGCAAACTTCAATAGCTTCGACCTCAACTCTGAGGCCCCAAACTATGGAAGCTTCACTCAATTAGTTCTTTCTCCATCCATCCCCAATCCAGATCTCGAGTTTGGAGCAGGTCGGCGTGGCAAGGTAGCTGGTCAGCACTCTGTGTCTCCAAGCCATGCTGCGGCACCGCAAAAATCTTGCAGAGTGGACACCACATCTGTTGCTAGAAATCCCATAACCATGGGCGCACATGGCGGGCATCACCGTTCTGTGGCATCTCTTTGTGGTGCCAAGGCGTCCAGACTGCACCCTGAAATTGGTAGCAAGCATGGGAATCTTGGTGTAGGTGCAAGTTCCAATGTCACAGCACCATCCTTGGCAGACACAGACCACGCACAAGACATGGAGGACGAAGTGGTTATCGATGCATTTTCA AATGGGGAGCACTATGACAAGGCTAACTGGAATTCCGAGAACACTAATGTGTTCTGTGACCTGTGTGTTGAGGAGATGCGCGCTGGGAATCATAGCAATGGTTTTCTAACAGCGAGAGCTTACAAAAACATAGCTGAGAAGTACTTCTTCACCACGGGGTTGCGACACTCTAGGCAGCAATTTAAGAATAGGTGGCAAGCCTTGAAGAGAATGTATAATTTCTGGCTGTGGGTGAACAAACAAACAGGTCAAGGCTCTGTTTTTGACGATGACGCATTTTGGGAATCCAATACTAAG GGACAATCCGAGTGGAAGAAGCTTAGGTACGCCCCCCCCTGA